In a single window of the Nicotiana tomentosiformis chromosome 10, ASM39032v3, whole genome shotgun sequence genome:
- the LOC138900326 gene encoding uncharacterized protein produces MWKPYPTIHNKPRIYRNPPRRTCSSRTWREELKKLTSKVQGIEGAKGIEGLNYEDLCIQLDVELPEGYKPPKFKMFDGTGDPKVHLRTYCQKLIEVGKDERIRMKLFMRSLTGDALSWYINQNPKKWINWVSMASEFMDRFTFNTENVPDIFYIQNLKKKPTKTFREYATQWTSEAAKVRPALE; encoded by the coding sequence atgtggaaaccttaccccacaatTCACAACAAACCTCGTATATACCGgaatccgccgagaaggacctgctcatcaagaacatggagGGAAGAACTTAAGAAGCTTACAAGTAAAGTCCAAGGTATTGAAGGTGCTAAAGGCATCGAAGGCTTGAACTATGAGGATTTATGTATTCAACTGgacgtagaactgccagagggttacaaacctcctaagttcaaaatgttCGACGGGACAGGTGATCCAAAGGTACATTTAAGGACGTATTGCCAAAAGCTCATAGAGGTTGGTAAAGATGAAAGAATtcgcatgaagctgttcatgaggagcctcactggAGATGCCCTATCCTGGTACATCAAtcaaaatccaaagaagtggattaattgggtaagcatggcgtcAGAATTTATGGATCGGTTCACATTCAACACAGAGAATGTACCAGACATCTTCTATATCCAGAATCTTAAGAAGAAGCCGACAaaaactttccgcgagtatgctactcagtGGACATCAgaggctgcaaaagtaaggccagcattggaataa